Proteins from a genomic interval of Myxococcales bacterium:
- the cofE gene encoding coenzyme F420-0:L-glutamate ligase encodes MTCEISDDGLRFIALRGIGKISPGDDLPGILAAAAERSGVVLSRGILVLCQKIVSKAEDRLVDLNDVEPSEQAKTIAKEDDKDPRHVEVVLRETARIVRRGHGIMISETHHGFVCANAGVDLSNSLGDDIAVLLPLDSDASAAALHRALVARGSEQLGVVVTDTFGRPWREGLVDVAIGSAGMAPIIDHRGSLDLEGRELQSTTTALVDQIAAGAGILMVKDSGIPAVFVEGIIVSGSGKTRDLLRLPSQDLFR; translated from the coding sequence GTGACGTGTGAAATCAGCGACGACGGACTGCGCTTCATTGCACTGCGGGGAATCGGAAAAATTTCGCCCGGCGACGATCTGCCCGGGATCCTGGCCGCTGCCGCCGAACGCTCGGGCGTGGTCTTGAGCCGGGGCATCCTCGTGTTGTGTCAAAAAATCGTATCGAAAGCCGAAGACCGACTGGTCGACCTGAACGACGTGGAGCCGAGCGAACAAGCCAAGACGATTGCAAAAGAAGACGACAAAGACCCGCGTCACGTCGAGGTCGTATTGCGCGAAACAGCCCGCATTGTACGACGCGGTCACGGCATCATGATCAGCGAAACCCACCACGGCTTCGTTTGTGCCAACGCCGGAGTCGACCTCTCGAATTCACTGGGAGACGACATCGCGGTACTGCTGCCCTTGGACAGCGATGCTTCGGCCGCTGCACTGCATCGAGCGCTGGTCGCTCGCGGGAGTGAACAACTCGGAGTCGTTGTGACCGACACCTTCGGCCGACCGTGGCGCGAGGGGTTGGTGGACGTCGCGATCGGAAGCGCCGGCATGGCGCCGATCATCGATCACCGAGGCAGTCTCGACCTCGAGGGCCGCGAGCTTCAGTCGACGACCACTGCGCTGGTCGATCAAATCGCCGCGGGCGCGGGCATCTTGATGGTCAAGGACTCGGGCATCCCCGCCGTGTTCGTCGAGGGCATCATCGTATCGGGGTCGGGCAAGACCCGCGACCTTCTGCGCCTTCCTTCACAAGACCTGTTTCGCTGA
- a CDS encoding cytochrome c maturation protein CcmE produces the protein MSKGVQLAVGATIIFSLLGWYGYSNLEGSPTFQYFQTLDEFLASSALAEDSVGKALRVHGYVAPGSIDRDLEAKQVTFEVQNDPPHKSGPSVATLAVLFQGLETPDLFQDGADVVVEGTLAINGTDRVFMADNVLAKCPSKFEANAEMPQKDATSL, from the coding sequence ATGTCCAAGGGCGTTCAACTCGCAGTCGGCGCAACGATCATTTTCAGTCTCCTGGGCTGGTACGGGTATTCGAACCTCGAGGGCTCGCCGACTTTCCAGTACTTCCAGACCCTGGATGAGTTTCTCGCCAGCAGTGCGCTTGCCGAGGATTCAGTGGGCAAAGCGCTGCGGGTGCACGGCTATGTGGCCCCGGGCAGCATCGACCGCGACCTCGAGGCCAAGCAGGTGACGTTCGAGGTCCAGAACGACCCACCCCACAAGAGCGGCCCCTCAGTGGCGACCCTCGCTGTGCTGTTTCAGGGGCTCGAGACACCTGATCTTTTTCAGGACGGTGCCGACGTCGTGGTCGAGGGAACCCTCGCGATCAACGGAACCGATCGCGTGTTCATGGCCGACAACGTTCTCGCCAAATGTCCCTCGAAGTTCGAGGCCAACGCGGAAATGCCGCAAAAGGATGCGACGAGCCTCTAG
- a CDS encoding DUF4956 domain-containing protein yields MNTDVLFGQMEQTISGGSWVAPLTALVSAFVFGQVLAWTYERTYSGLSYSRGFSHTLVLVCISASILVLSMKYSLIAGLGLFGVLSMIRFRTDLKTPRDLVFVMGAACIGVACGVGAMIEAFMGASAFALVALYLFLGPFGSRSRFDGVLRFQLPTQLDSDTSLAQLMRLHCRRLHLLSTADIEEGTQIEHVYQVKFFRERDREDLLAALRQDLGALETRLMLQDASSEY; encoded by the coding sequence TTGAACACCGACGTTCTGTTTGGACAAATGGAGCAGACCATTTCCGGCGGCAGCTGGGTCGCACCTTTGACGGCCCTCGTGAGCGCGTTTGTGTTCGGTCAGGTGTTGGCTTGGACCTACGAGCGCACCTATAGCGGGCTGAGTTATTCGCGCGGCTTCAGTCATACCCTGGTACTGGTGTGCATCAGCGCTTCCATCCTGGTCCTGTCGATGAAATATTCGCTGATTGCGGGGCTGGGACTGTTCGGCGTGCTTTCGATGATTCGCTTTCGCACGGACTTGAAGACACCGCGCGATCTGGTCTTTGTGATGGGGGCCGCGTGTATCGGGGTGGCATGCGGGGTGGGAGCCATGATCGAAGCCTTCATGGGAGCCAGCGCCTTCGCACTCGTTGCGCTGTACCTGTTTCTCGGTCCGTTCGGTTCCAGGTCCCGCTTTGACGGCGTGTTGCGCTTTCAACTCCCCACCCAACTCGACTCGGACACCAGTCTCGCGCAATTGATGCGATTGCACTGCCGGCGGCTGCACCTGCTATCCACCGCCGATATCGAAGAAGGCACACAGATAGAACATGTTTATCAGGTGAAGTTCTTTCGTGAGCGCGATCGGGAGGACTTGCTCGCAGCGTTGCGTCAAGATCTGGGCGCGCTCGAAACACGCTTGATGCTGCAAGACGCATCGTCGGAGTATTAG
- a CDS encoding polyphosphate polymerase domain-containing protein: MAVFEARFERLELKYLIDESTADRVRRDIEPFCRPDPHNAKRLVKRNAVDNAQNIVRHDVENIFAPVSNKPKEEVGYGISSLYLDSPGLVSFYAKERGDPERLKLRVRTYRDSPIAVLELKRKISDVINKTRASVDPAHVERIASGRLPAASNPEVDRFLKDFAVTSMSLGAQPVLHVRYDREAYSSDVDTYARVTFDRRIEVQRAHGWDPAPATEGWCSFDRYRRPDLRDKNIVLELKCQSFVPWWITNLIRTHALKRQSFSKYGIGIYLTSKLNWETSLPSRSARALL; this comes from the coding sequence ATGGCTGTCTTCGAGGCTCGTTTCGAGCGGCTCGAGCTGAAATATCTGATTGACGAGTCCACCGCAGATCGAGTGCGGCGCGATATCGAGCCGTTCTGTCGGCCCGACCCACACAACGCCAAGCGTCTCGTCAAACGCAACGCCGTAGACAACGCCCAGAACATCGTCCGACATGACGTCGAAAACATCTTTGCACCGGTCAGCAATAAACCGAAAGAAGAGGTGGGCTACGGGATCAGTTCGCTGTATCTCGACAGTCCGGGTCTTGTTTCGTTTTATGCCAAGGAGCGCGGCGACCCCGAACGACTGAAGTTGCGAGTTCGTACCTATCGCGATTCGCCGATCGCCGTTCTCGAACTCAAGCGCAAGATATCGGACGTCATCAACAAGACCCGGGCGAGTGTTGATCCCGCACACGTGGAGCGGATCGCCAGCGGTCGACTCCCCGCGGCATCGAATCCCGAAGTCGATCGATTCTTGAAAGACTTCGCAGTGACCTCGATGAGTTTGGGCGCCCAGCCGGTGCTGCACGTGCGTTACGACCGCGAAGCCTATTCGAGTGATGTCGACACCTACGCCCGCGTGACGTTCGACCGACGCATCGAAGTTCAGCGCGCCCACGGCTGGGATCCCGCTCCGGCTACGGAAGGCTGGTGTTCGTTCGATCGCTACCGGCGCCCGGACCTGCGTGACAAAAACATCGTACTCGAGCTCAAGTGTCAGTCATTTGTCCCGTGGTGGATCACAAATCTGATCCGCACCCATGCGCTCAAGCGCCAGTCGTTTTCGAAATACGGGATCGGCATCTACCTGACAAGTAAGCTCAATTGGGAGACCTCGTTGCCGAGCCGCTCCGCGAGGGCATTGCTTTGA
- the cofC gene encoding 2-phospho-L-lactate guanylyltransferase: protein MSLAIIPVKHLSLGKTRLSSRLGRSDLEHLCLAMLRDIVQALQETPSVDRTAVVTPDESVAECARAAGAIVLLRTDPGLNESIDAATREFAAAGESSLVILGDVAGALPEELERLYQQQDQQLDPPATSGQVVLAPSRDGGTAALLRTPADVIPSCFGPQSCRAHREQAKQRGIPYRELSLPSLWIDLDRPEDVDDFMAQTGGGKQTRDIFNALGWGRGRAQ from the coding sequence ATGAGTCTCGCGATCATTCCGGTCAAACATCTCTCCCTGGGAAAGACGCGGCTTTCGTCGCGACTCGGACGCAGCGATCTCGAGCATCTATGTCTCGCCATGTTGAGGGATATCGTGCAGGCGCTACAGGAAACGCCGTCCGTTGATCGGACCGCGGTCGTGACCCCCGATGAATCGGTTGCGGAATGCGCGCGCGCCGCGGGGGCAATCGTGCTGTTGCGCACGGATCCGGGATTGAACGAGTCGATCGACGCCGCCACCCGCGAGTTCGCCGCAGCTGGAGAAAGTTCGCTGGTGATTCTGGGCGACGTTGCGGGGGCGCTACCCGAAGAACTCGAGCGTCTGTATCAACAGCAGGATCAACAACTGGATCCGCCGGCAACCAGTGGCCAGGTCGTGCTCGCACCATCGCGCGATGGCGGCACGGCAGCGCTTCTGCGCACCCCAGCCGACGTGATCCCCTCTTGCTTTGGTCCGCAGAGCTGTCGAGCCCATCGCGAACAAGCCAAACAACGCGGGATCCCGTACCGCGAACTCTCCCTTCCGTCTCTCTGGATCGATCTGGATCGGCCCGAAGATGTCGACGACTTTATGGCCCAGACCGGGGGTGGCAAACAGACCCGCGACATTTTCAACGCCCTCGGCTGGGGTCGAGGTAGAGCGCAGTGA
- a CDS encoding TolC family protein, which produces MLTLPHRLQVCVLVCLFAAACATPPAPPVDHEQRIERAAGELPYDPIVQAHRAAVEAAQANEQRPKLVDRVELRAGEDYLASEHQLRALARVKVRHPAELRAERNVLRAQTEIEVARLEEATLKRRVEMCFPSVDALVRAQQNEIFTDYTLRQKILLAWNDTWLESGVIDELSGVRFRLDSRVKLAVRQPPPSADHARISIQLPDIGAGPGELVRNPEHLRATVRQHHPSAGLQRATADRYRRLAERARARRLPGLRFVDLSYEHRTASSRNGVGGQVAFEIPFGGESRAEIARYDALIRQQRFEGNARVEDQISLSLQALNDVHDFESRHEQWRELERLAAAAEEVADRWWKSRLAKPSQVSALLDDAYSARIAVLDARERAANAQCTLLSMTGVTLDDWPRE; this is translated from the coding sequence GTGTTGACCTTGCCCCATCGTTTACAAGTTTGTGTTCTCGTGTGTTTGTTCGCAGCTGCTTGCGCAACGCCCCCGGCGCCGCCCGTCGATCACGAGCAGCGTATCGAACGAGCCGCCGGCGAACTCCCTTACGATCCGATCGTACAGGCACATCGAGCCGCAGTGGAAGCCGCGCAGGCGAACGAGCAGCGACCCAAGCTCGTCGATCGAGTCGAGCTTCGCGCCGGCGAGGATTACCTGGCTAGTGAGCATCAGCTCCGGGCGCTCGCCCGGGTAAAGGTTCGGCACCCGGCCGAGCTGCGCGCCGAGCGCAACGTGCTGCGCGCCCAAACTGAAATTGAGGTGGCGCGCCTCGAAGAAGCGACACTCAAGCGCCGAGTGGAAATGTGCTTTCCGTCGGTCGACGCGCTGGTCCGCGCCCAACAGAACGAGATATTCACCGACTACACCCTGCGGCAGAAAATTCTGTTGGCTTGGAATGACACCTGGCTTGAGTCGGGCGTGATTGACGAGTTGAGCGGAGTCCGGTTCCGGCTCGACAGTCGGGTGAAACTCGCGGTTCGTCAACCACCCCCGAGTGCCGATCACGCTCGCATCTCGATACAGCTTCCGGACATCGGCGCCGGCCCCGGCGAGCTGGTACGCAACCCCGAACATCTGCGCGCCACCGTGCGTCAACATCACCCTTCGGCAGGACTGCAACGCGCAACCGCAGATCGCTATCGACGGCTGGCCGAACGGGCCCGCGCGCGACGTCTACCGGGACTCCGGTTCGTCGATTTGTCCTACGAACACCGGACCGCATCATCGCGCAACGGAGTTGGAGGCCAGGTTGCTTTCGAGATTCCTTTTGGGGGCGAATCTCGAGCCGAGATCGCGCGCTACGACGCGTTGATTCGGCAGCAACGCTTCGAAGGGAACGCTCGGGTCGAGGACCAGATCTCCCTGAGTCTCCAGGCGCTCAACGATGTCCACGACTTTGAATCGCGCCACGAACAATGGCGCGAACTCGAACGGCTGGCGGCAGCTGCCGAAGAGGTAGCCGACCGCTGGTGGAAGTCTCGGCTCGCCAAGCCCTCCCAGGTCTCAGCACTGCTAGACGATGCTTATTCGGCCAGAATCGCCGTCCTGGACGCCCGGGAACGCGCGGCCAATGCTCAGTGCACCCTGCTTTCGATGACAGGCGTCACCCTCGACGACTGGCCGCGAGAATAA
- a CDS encoding tyrosine-type recombinase/integrase, producing MTIGFESRDIELARETPEDKHPAALYLAQLGPGSRRTMTEALQKIARYLSEGRCDMRSLPWSALRIEHTSALRTRLASELAPATANKHLAALRGVLKQVWRLGMISAEDHQRAIDLPAVPGPSPRKSRALSQEELRALVAACEQDRSPAGPRDSALFALLFGAGLRRAEVAALDLADFDRRTSTICVRGNGTKPPRRFTANREGLLALEAWLARRGVAPGPLFNPVNKGGRIEIRRLSEQAIYVACHKRATEAGLPPVSPEDLRRSLLASKPRTSAMRKVEPASIPSQSNVAATSA from the coding sequence ATGACCATCGGATTCGAGTCTCGCGACATCGAACTCGCACGAGAAACGCCGGAAGACAAGCATCCGGCCGCACTCTATCTCGCACAATTGGGTCCCGGTTCGAGAAGAACCATGACCGAGGCCCTGCAGAAGATCGCCCGTTACTTGTCAGAAGGGCGATGTGACATGCGTTCTCTTCCGTGGAGTGCATTGCGCATCGAACATACTTCGGCACTGCGAACGCGACTGGCCAGCGAGCTCGCGCCGGCTACCGCGAACAAGCACCTCGCCGCGCTACGCGGTGTTCTCAAGCAAGTGTGGCGCCTCGGCATGATCTCCGCTGAAGACCACCAGCGCGCAATCGACCTTCCCGCGGTCCCCGGCCCGTCGCCTCGCAAGAGCAGGGCCTTGAGCCAGGAAGAACTGCGAGCACTAGTCGCCGCGTGTGAGCAAGATCGCTCCCCCGCTGGTCCACGGGATTCAGCACTCTTTGCCCTGCTATTTGGGGCCGGACTGCGACGCGCAGAAGTTGCAGCGCTCGATCTCGCCGATTTCGATCGGCGCACGAGCACGATCTGCGTCCGCGGCAACGGCACCAAGCCACCCCGTCGCTTCACCGCAAATCGAGAAGGCCTGCTGGCATTGGAAGCCTGGCTGGCGCGAAGAGGTGTGGCGCCCGGGCCGCTGTTCAATCCGGTCAACAAGGGTGGCCGCATTGAAATTCGCCGACTTTCGGAGCAGGCGATTTACGTAGCCTGTCACAAGCGCGCCACAGAGGCGGGACTCCCTCCGGTGAGCCCCGAAGATCTGCGACGATCGCTACTGGCTTCGAAACCGCGAACCAGCGCCATGCGCAAGGTGGAGCCCGCGTCCATACCGTCACAAAGTAACGTGGCCGCGACGTCGGCGTAG
- a CDS encoding YihA family ribosome biogenesis GTP-binding protein, which produces MKIHRAELIISCANVSQFPATGLPEVAFLGRSNVGKSSLLNSLVQRKKLARTSSTPGKTRLIHFFHVQYGKAEVVLVDLPGYGWAKVPRKESDSWQRLVESYLGERPELRAAMLLQDLRRDISEDETLLLEWLAERDVPSLMVLTKVDKLKPMKRRARIAALAKEVHDFTQAVVPTSSHSGDGIDILWRQIYDMIQR; this is translated from the coding sequence GTGAAGATTCATAGGGCCGAACTGATCATCTCGTGCGCCAACGTGTCTCAGTTCCCCGCGACGGGGCTTCCCGAGGTGGCTTTTCTGGGGCGTTCGAACGTGGGCAAGTCGAGCCTCCTCAACTCCCTGGTTCAGCGCAAAAAACTCGCCCGCACGAGCAGCACTCCTGGAAAGACGCGCTTGATCCACTTCTTTCATGTCCAATACGGAAAGGCCGAAGTGGTCCTGGTCGATCTGCCCGGCTACGGATGGGCCAAAGTGCCGCGCAAGGAAAGCGACAGTTGGCAGCGGTTGGTGGAAAGCTATCTCGGAGAACGCCCGGAGTTGCGCGCGGCGATGTTGCTTCAGGATTTGCGCCGCGACATTTCCGAAGACGAAACCCTGTTGCTGGAATGGTTGGCAGAGCGCGATGTTCCCTCGCTCATGGTACTGACCAAGGTCGACAAACTGAAGCCAATGAAGCGCAGGGCTCGGATCGCCGCACTCGCAAAGGAAGTGCACGACTTCACCCAGGCGGTAGTGCCGACTTCTTCGCACAGCGGCGACGGCATCGACATATTATGGCGACAGATCTACGACATGATCCAGCGCTGA
- a CDS encoding CoA transferase → MSGAGPLAGITVLDLTRVLAGPYCTMVLCDLGARIIKVERPGSGDDARHIGPFIEDKSAYFVSLNRGKESIALDLKDQADRAVFEALLERADVLVENFRAGTMEKLGYGWETLHQRYPQLIYAAVSGFGHTGPYRERPAYDLVVQAMGGIMSLTGQPGSSRPTRVGTSMGDITAGLFVCTGVNAALFHRAQTGEAKKIDVGMLDCQVAILENAVARYQATGEVPTPLGSRHPSITPFDCFATGDGFFVIAAGNDSLFLSLCRALERSDLLEDARFATNDLRTQHQDALKTELEQTLRAQGSARWLDVLSRAGIPCGPIQDVGQVLEDPQIRARNMLVPVEEPGLNDFKVAGNPIKISGVEDPTRRPAAPALDGHREALLAELGLPASTPGD, encoded by the coding sequence ATGAGTGGAGCGGGCCCTCTCGCCGGTATCACGGTTCTCGATCTCACTCGAGTGCTCGCAGGGCCGTACTGCACCATGGTGTTGTGCGATCTGGGCGCGCGGATCATCAAAGTGGAGCGACCCGGCAGCGGCGACGACGCGCGTCACATCGGTCCTTTCATCGAAGACAAGTCGGCCTACTTCGTATCGCTGAACCGCGGCAAAGAGAGCATCGCCCTCGACCTGAAGGACCAAGCAGACCGCGCGGTCTTCGAAGCCCTGCTCGAACGCGCGGATGTACTGGTCGAGAACTTCCGAGCGGGCACGATGGAAAAACTCGGCTACGGCTGGGAAACGCTGCACCAGCGGTACCCTCAACTCATCTATGCAGCCGTCTCGGGCTTCGGCCACACGGGACCCTACCGAGAACGACCCGCCTACGATCTGGTCGTGCAGGCGATGGGCGGCATCATGAGCCTGACGGGGCAACCGGGCAGTAGCCGCCCCACCCGGGTGGGAACTTCGATGGGCGACATCACGGCGGGGCTCTTTGTATGCACCGGAGTCAACGCTGCGCTCTTTCATCGTGCGCAAACCGGAGAAGCAAAAAAGATCGACGTCGGGATGCTGGACTGCCAAGTCGCAATACTCGAGAATGCCGTGGCGCGCTATCAGGCGACGGGGGAAGTCCCGACCCCGCTCGGCTCTCGCCACCCATCGATCACTCCCTTTGACTGCTTCGCTACGGGCGATGGATTCTTCGTCATCGCCGCCGGCAATGATTCGCTATTTTTGTCGTTGTGCCGGGCACTCGAACGCAGTGACCTCCTGGAAGACGCTCGCTTCGCGACCAACGATCTGCGTACCCAGCATCAGGATGCACTCAAGACTGAACTCGAACAGACCCTGCGCGCCCAGGGAAGTGCAAGGTGGTTAGACGTCCTCTCGCGAGCGGGTATCCCGTGCGGTCCCATTCAAGATGTCGGCCAGGTACTCGAAGATCCGCAGATCCGAGCCAGAAACATGCTGGTTCCCGTCGAAGAACCCGGGCTCAATGACTTCAAGGTGGCGGGCAACCCGATCAAGATTTCGGGGGTTGAGGATCCTACGCGTCGCCCTGCGGCTCCCGCCCTGGACGGCCACCGCGAGGCCCTGCTCGCAGAACTGGGTCTACCGGCTTCGACACCCGGCGACTGA
- a CDS encoding 2-phospho-L-lactate transferase, producing MLRGLVRATDPAKLTTIVNTGDDREFYGVYVAPDLDIVTYTLAGAVDPGKGFGLAGDTFSLMEELGTLGHETWFRLGDRDFAHCLHRTLRMRAGDGLAQLSESLRRTHGLSCSILPMSEDPAPTLVELNDGRSLHFEEYLVREKSPANVRAVHLDAARAATPAPGVLAAIATAEIVIICPSNPVVSIGPILAVPGIREAIVNSGAPVVAISPIIGGAPVKGPADHLLRAIGCEVSALGVAGLYRDLAQGFVFDRVDAAQLADIEELGMRAVSTQTLMTDLDISTQLAATALELALSLR from the coding sequence ATGTTGCGTGGGCTGGTTCGCGCGACCGACCCCGCGAAACTCACGACGATCGTGAACACTGGAGACGATCGCGAGTTCTATGGCGTGTACGTCGCCCCCGACCTGGACATCGTGACCTACACCCTCGCTGGCGCGGTAGACCCTGGCAAAGGCTTCGGACTCGCCGGGGACACCTTTTCGTTGATGGAAGAACTCGGAACCCTCGGACACGAAACCTGGTTCCGACTCGGAGATCGCGACTTTGCCCATTGCCTGCACCGTACCCTGCGCATGCGCGCGGGCGATGGACTTGCGCAGCTGAGTGAAAGCCTGCGCCGAACCCACGGCCTGAGCTGCAGCATTCTTCCCATGAGCGAAGACCCAGCCCCCACCCTGGTCGAATTGAACGACGGGCGCAGTCTACACTTTGAAGAGTATCTTGTGCGAGAAAAATCTCCCGCGAACGTTCGCGCGGTCCATCTCGACGCGGCGCGCGCCGCCACCCCTGCACCCGGAGTTCTCGCTGCCATCGCGACTGCTGAGATCGTGATCATTTGCCCGAGCAATCCGGTGGTGTCTATCGGACCGATCCTGGCCGTGCCAGGAATCCGCGAAGCCATTGTCAACTCGGGCGCTCCGGTCGTTGCAATCTCACCGATCATCGGCGGCGCTCCGGTAAAGGGGCCAGCGGACCACTTGCTTCGCGCCATCGGCTGCGAGGTCTCTGCATTGGGTGTGGCCGGGCTGTATCGAGACCTCGCACAAGGGTTCGTCTTCGATCGAGTGGATGCGGCCCAACTCGCAGACATAGAAGAACTGGGAATGCGCGCGGTCTCGACACAGACGTTGATGACCGATCTCGACATTTCGACGCAGCTGGCCGCGACTGCTCTCGAACTGGCACTGAGTTTGCGATGA
- the lpdA gene encoding dihydrolipoyl dehydrogenase produces the protein MTGSETNSRFDVIVIGGGPGGYPAAIRARQLGLSVALIESTHLGGICLNWGCIPTKALLYSAEVFQLAQHLEEFGVSAGEPTANIADMVTRSRRISKRLTTGIKHLLKQNQVVVFDGIGRLAGSGRVVVENRGAAAIDLTAPNIILATGARSRDLPGIKADGDRVWTSKEAMMQSAIPSSLLVVGSGAIGMEFASLYSDLGSRVTVVEALPQILPVEDSEISDLIVKDFKKRGVEFHTESTVTKLEQTETGMRATVQLGAGEEIVLEVDRVILAVGIVGNTEHLGLEGTSVRVDRSHIETNEWLETGEPGVYAIGDVAGPPWLAHKATHEGILVAERIAGLPNLKPINPLRIPGCTYCRPQIASIGLTEAQAKLRAKESGREIRVGRFPFRGNGKAIAMGEYQGMLKTIFDAATGEVLGAHMVGHGVTELISSVSAAMQLESTEAELMHTIFPHPTLSEALHESVLAAFGRAIHI, from the coding sequence ATGACGGGAAGTGAGACGAATTCTAGGTTCGACGTGATTGTGATCGGCGGAGGCCCGGGCGGCTATCCGGCCGCAATTCGCGCGCGCCAACTCGGTCTGAGCGTGGCGTTGATCGAATCGACCCACCTCGGTGGAATCTGTCTGAACTGGGGGTGCATCCCAACCAAAGCGCTGCTGTACAGCGCGGAGGTGTTTCAGCTGGCGCAACACCTGGAAGAGTTCGGAGTGAGCGCGGGCGAGCCGACCGCAAACATTGCGGATATGGTGACGCGCTCCCGACGAATTTCAAAGCGCCTGACTACCGGGATCAAACATTTGCTCAAGCAGAACCAGGTGGTGGTGTTCGATGGAATCGGTCGCCTCGCGGGCTCGGGGCGAGTTGTGGTCGAGAATAGGGGGGCTGCTGCGATCGATCTCACTGCCCCCAACATCATCCTGGCGACCGGTGCGCGCTCTCGCGATCTTCCTGGAATCAAAGCGGACGGCGATCGAGTCTGGACATCGAAAGAGGCGATGATGCAGTCCGCAATTCCCAGCTCGCTGCTGGTCGTCGGTTCCGGGGCGATCGGGATGGAATTCGCGAGCCTGTACAGCGACCTCGGCAGTCGGGTTACGGTGGTCGAAGCGCTACCACAGATTCTGCCGGTCGAAGACAGCGAGATCTCCGACTTGATCGTGAAAGATTTCAAGAAGCGCGGAGTGGAATTTCACACCGAGAGCACCGTGACCAAGCTCGAGCAAACCGAGACCGGCATGCGCGCGACGGTTCAACTCGGGGCAGGAGAAGAGATCGTGCTCGAGGTCGATCGCGTCATTCTGGCAGTCGGAATCGTTGGAAACACGGAGCATCTCGGGCTCGAAGGAACTTCGGTACGAGTCGATCGCAGTCACATCGAGACAAACGAGTGGCTCGAAACCGGTGAACCCGGAGTCTATGCAATTGGTGACGTCGCGGGTCCACCGTGGCTCGCCCACAAGGCGACTCACGAGGGAATTCTCGTGGCGGAACGGATCGCGGGATTGCCCAATCTCAAACCCATCAACCCATTACGAATTCCGGGTTGCACCTATTGCAGGCCCCAGATCGCGAGCATCGGATTGACTGAGGCACAGGCCAAGCTTCGTGCCAAGGAAAGTGGTCGCGAGATCAGAGTCGGGCGCTTTCCGTTTCGCGGCAATGGCAAGGCCATCGCCATGGGGGAGTACCAGGGAATGTTGAAGACGATCTTTGATGCCGCGACCGGCGAAGTGCTCGGCGCGCACATGGTGGGACACGGCGTGACCGAACTCATCTCGAGTGTGAGTGCCGCCATGCAGCTCGAATCCACCGAGGCGGAGCTGATGCACACGATCTTTCCGCATCCGACCCTTTCAGAAGCCCTGCACGAATCGGTGCTCGCAGCCTTTGGACGGGCCATTCATATTTGA